The sequence TAAGTGTAATTGGTTGAGTGTTCATGATTTGCTTGATAGTAGTTGCTGTGTTCATAGTGATTTCCTTAACTGACGTAATTTCTGTTGTTTGTGTAATAGCGGTAATTTTTGCTGCTTTAAGTTGTGGGCGACGGTAGATGCTCCAATTGGCTAAGCCGACCAATACCGAACCACCTACGATGTTGCCGATTGTCACTGGTATTAAGTTTGCGGTGACAAATTTCATGATGTTTAGGTCTGCGTACTGGGCTGGTGTCGCGCCAATTTGCATCCAAAAACTCTCTGGTGCGAATGCCTGAATCGTGATGCCTAATGGGACCATGAACATATTCGCCACACAGTGTTCAAAGCCTGAGCTAACGAACATTGCAACGGGTAACACGGTCATCATTGCTTTAGTCATGGCGTTAGCAGAGCTGAACGTTAACCAAATTGCTAAACACACCAATAAGTTACAAAGCACACCCAAAGCAAAAGCTTGAACGGGGCTGTGGTGCAGCTTGTGCTGTGCAATGTTCAGAGCGTTTAAGCCCCATTGGCCACCATCTAATTGATATAAGCCTGCTGCGCTTACCAAAGCCAAAAGGAACATGGCACCAATGAAGTTACCGACGTAAACCTTGCCCCAGATAGACAGCATCTTGGTGAAGGTTATCTGCTTGTTAGCCCATGAGATGCTTGATAACACGGAACTGGTAAACAGCTCGCCGCCGCAAATCACAATCAGGATTAACCCCATGCTGAATGCAAGGCCACCGGCTAAGCGACTCAATCCCCATCCAGCATCAGCGCTACCTGTGGTTACCGTGATGTAGAATAGAAAAGCAAGCCCGATGAATGCGCCAGCCATGATTGCCAAACTCAATGTCATGCTGCTGGTTTTATTTGCTTTGCTTAATGCAAACTTCTCGGCTTCCGCCATCATTTCTGTTGGCGAGAACAGTTGCTGATTTTCAGAAGTGCTGGTTGCCATATCCCCCCCTTGAACAATCCGTCATGTGTAATTCCTAGTGTTAATGACTTGGTTAATCCGTAATGGTTAATCAGTAATGTTTTGCAGGGCTCGTTTGTGTCCTGCCATTCCAGATTAGGGGGTTGAGGGGTAGAGGTAAAATTGATAATTTTTAGAAACCACATCAAAATTATTGATATAGATTTGGTTACGCGTAGAATGAAATTGATTGCTCATCGGCTTAATAAAAAATGAGCATCAGGACACAAATAATTAAAAGCATTAAGGATGAATTTTGCGTTATTCATTAAAGCAACTCGCGGTATTTGATGCAGTGGCAGATTCCGGGAGTGTTAGTCAGGCAGCAGACAAGTTGGCGTTGACTCAGTCAGCGACAAGTATGTCTCTTGCACAGTTGGAAAAAATGCTCGGCAGGCCTTTGTTTGAAAGGCAAGGCAAGCAAATGGCCCTCACTCATTGGGGCATGTGGCTAAGGCCAAAAGCAAAGCGTTTACTGCAAGATGCTCAGCAAATTGAGATGGGTTTCTACGAGCAGCATTTACTGAGTGGAGAGCTCAAACTCGGTGCTAGCCAAACCCCAGCAGAACACCTGGTTCCAGACCTCATCAGTATTATTGATAACGACTTTCCTGAGATGCGAATCTCGCTTGGCGTGCAAAGTACCGATGCAGTCATTGATGGCGTACTAGATTATAAATATGATCTAGGCGTTATCGAAGGTCGTTGTGACGACAGTCGAGTTCACCAAGAAGTGTGGTGTACAGACCATTTAACGGTGGTTGCATCAGCCCATCACCCGTTTGCGAAGCGTGAACGGGTGAGTTTGGCGCAGTTAGAGCAAGCGAAGTGGGTATTGCGCGAACATGGCTCGGGTACTCGCAAAGTTTTTGATAGCTCTATTCATCATTTAATTGGTGATCTTGATGTTTGGCGAGAGTATGAACATGTTCCTGTTTTAAGAAGTTTGGTTGCAAACGGTCCATATTTAACGTGTCTACCTTATCTCGATGTCGAGCAGTTTATTGAATCAGGCCAACTTGTTACCCTGAATGTTCCTGAGCTTGAAATGGAACGTACGCTTTCGTTTATCTGGCGTGCTGATATGGCAGAAAACCCGCTTGCTGAGTGTATTAAGCGAGAAGGCAAGCGCATGATGAAAGGCAAACGGTCGGTTCTGTAAGGTAGATTTGATAAAGGCTAGGGGCTGTTGACCTTTCGTGGTTAAGTTTTGTTCGAGGTAAAATCGTTTTAGGCGCGGCGAAGAGTATGTAGCCTAGTCATTCTAAGCAAATATTCTTCAACAAAGCATAAAGCGATTTTAACCGAACCCTTCGGGCAGCCCTTGTGGTTCATTTCTACTGCGTTATCGTCTTTTCATGTAGGCTAACTACACATCAAAGCCTCTGTCTTGTATAAATTTCCCACAAGAGCTGCAAAATAAAGCTCGAAAGGTTAACAGCCCCTTATAACCAAATGTGTTGAATAAGCGATTCCGGTCTCTATCTAGTGATAAATGCACATTCGCGTACATTATTAATGTGATCGCGATCGTCTAAAAGAAGACGTTCTTCCCATAATATGCTTACTTGATTTTAAGTGAGGCTAAATCCGGTTGCGATGTATTACGTAATTAGGCTTTAGAAATAGTATGAGTACATTAGTCGCGATTTCATTAACAACAGGTATTTTGTCAGGTCTATGGGGATGGATAGCTATCTCTTTCGGCTTACTGTCATGGGCAGGTTTCCTAGGTTGCACGAGTTATTTTGCTTCGCCAACCGGCGGTGTGAAAGGACTAGCGGGTAGCTTACTGACCAACATGACGGGCGTATTCTGGGCAATAGTGATTATCGAAAGCTCAACCTTCGCAGGGTTAGAGATTTTAGGCTACATGATTACTGCTATTGTGG is a genomic window of Vibrio crassostreae containing:
- a CDS encoding LysR substrate-binding domain-containing protein, with the translated sequence MRYSLKQLAVFDAVADSGSVSQAADKLALTQSATSMSLAQLEKMLGRPLFERQGKQMALTHWGMWLRPKAKRLLQDAQQIEMGFYEQHLLSGELKLGASQTPAEHLVPDLISIIDNDFPEMRISLGVQSTDAVIDGVLDYKYDLGVIEGRCDDSRVHQEVWCTDHLTVVASAHHPFAKRERVSLAQLEQAKWVLREHGSGTRKVFDSSIHHLIGDLDVWREYEHVPVLRSLVANGPYLTCLPYLDVEQFIESGQLVTLNVPELEMERTLSFIWRADMAENPLAECIKREGKRMMKGKRSVL
- the focA gene encoding formate transporter FocA — translated: MATSTSENQQLFSPTEMMAEAEKFALSKANKTSSMTLSLAIMAGAFIGLAFLFYITVTTGSADAGWGLSRLAGGLAFSMGLILIVICGGELFTSSVLSSISWANKQITFTKMLSIWGKVYVGNFIGAMFLLALVSAAGLYQLDGGQWGLNALNIAQHKLHHSPVQAFALGVLCNLLVCLAIWLTFSSANAMTKAMMTVLPVAMFVSSGFEHCVANMFMVPLGITIQAFAPESFWMQIGATPAQYADLNIMKFVTANLIPVTIGNIVGGSVLVGLANWSIYRRPQLKAAKITAITQTTEITSVKEITMNTATTIKQIMNTQPITLSVEMPTSVAIDSLLDAQLVSAPVCDVEGRLVGIFSVHDVMVDLWCQDYIPTKGQKVVDLMSRDVVAISASDKLVDVAEFLCIDKEQLYPTTSMGYATRLTSLSLEERAKAMKVSQPHMLPVLENGVMVGVLTRTEVMQALRPIYGDRLNVVPQAELETA
- a CDS encoding DUF1097 domain-containing protein; its protein translation is MSTLVAISLTTGILSGLWGWIAISFGLLSWAGFLGCTSYFASPTGGVKGLAGSLLTNMTGVFWAIVIIESSTFAGLEILGYMITAIVAFFMCIQAKQAWLGYIPGTFIGCCATFAAGGDWQLVVPSLLLGGVFGYLMKATGLWLHEKSTQSSEVVEQHAKQAKA